A stretch of the Alnus glutinosa chromosome 6, dhAlnGlut1.1, whole genome shotgun sequence genome encodes the following:
- the LOC133871287 gene encoding RING-H2 finger protein ATL58-like: protein MPQIDSDPSSTSRSATIQKQYQAFIVLIPVSIASIILLLFYFFYLRRGRGLPARRASLENNNDTSKLELGLRKDMTEMLPAVACKESFSSIDPQCSVCLGNYQADDRVQEIPECGHIFHVDCIGRWLTSHTTCPLCRLSLLASTETTPELRLEPIHDVDQLETSQQ from the exons ATGCCTCAGATTGATTCAGACCCATCTTCAACTTCAAGATCTGCAACTATACAGAAGCAATACCAAGCTTTTATTGTCCTCATACCTGTTTCCATCGCTTCTATCATTCTCCTCTTGTTCTACTTTTTCTATCTTCGGCGTGGAAGAGGCCTTCCGGCAAGGAGAGCATCTCTAGAGAACAATAATGACACATCAAAG CTTGAATTGGGGTTGAGGAAAGATATGACAGAAATGCTTCCCGCTGTCGCATGCAAGGAGAGCTTCTCTTCAATAGATCCACA ATGCTCAGTATGCCTTGGGAACTACCAAGCAGATGATAGGGTTCAAGAAATACCTGAATGTGGTCATATCTTTCACGTCGACTGCATTGGTCGCTGGCTCACCAGCCACACCACCTGCCCACTCTGCCGCCTTTCCCTTCTTGCTTCCACGGAAACTACTCCAGAATTGAGGCTTGAGCCAATTCATGACGTTGACCAGCTAGAAACTAGTCAGCAATAG
- the LOC133871747 gene encoding uncharacterized protein LOC133871747 isoform X1 yields the protein MAELSLLCNNLTPPALPPPLLHPQFSPRIPIGGMEQTRRTTTACAAKSGGFSLGSILESCQKCRGKGAIECPGCKGTGRNKKNGNIFERWKCFDCQGFGLKSCPSCGKGGLTPEQRGER from the exons ATGGCTGAGCTCTCTTTGTTGTGCAATAACTTGACTCCTCCAGCACTGCCACCACCACTTCTGCATCCTCAGTTCAGTCCAAGAATACCGATAGGTGGCATGGAGCAAACACGGAGAACAACAACAGCTTGTGCTGCAAAATCTGGAGGATTTTCGCTTGGTTCG ATTTTGGAAAGTTGTCAAAAATGTAGAGGAAAAGGTGCTATAGAATGTCCAGGATGCAAG ggcacaggaagaaataaaaagaatggAAATATTTTTGAGCGGTGGAA ATGTTTTGATTGCCAAGGATTTGGGCTAAAGAGTTGCCCCAGCTGTGGGAAGGGTGGGCTGACACCAGAGCAAAGAGGAGAGAGATAA
- the LOC133871747 gene encoding uncharacterized protein LOC133871747 isoform X2 translates to MAELSLLCNNLTPPALPPPLLHPQFSPRIPIGGMEQTRRTTTACAAKSGGFSLGSILESCQKCRGKGAIECPGCKMF, encoded by the exons ATGGCTGAGCTCTCTTTGTTGTGCAATAACTTGACTCCTCCAGCACTGCCACCACCACTTCTGCATCCTCAGTTCAGTCCAAGAATACCGATAGGTGGCATGGAGCAAACACGGAGAACAACAACAGCTTGTGCTGCAAAATCTGGAGGATTTTCGCTTGGTTCG ATTTTGGAAAGTTGTCAAAAATGTAGAGGAAAAGGTGCTATAGAATGTCCAGGATGCAAG ATGTTTTGA